In Bacteroidota bacterium, the DNA window TTTTCAATAAAAGAACTCCATTTGGGACCAGTAAAATCAAAACCCAGCAGAATAGCTGCTTCTCTGCCCTTTTGTTTGTATGTTGTGCCCACCTGTACTCGTTCTTCATCAGAGAAAATGGGCAGGTTGATTGCTTGCGGAATATGTGCATGATTAAATTCCGAAGGGGTTCTCACATCAAAAACAGGAAGTGTATTTTTTTGATTTATAAAGTTACCAATTTCAATTCGTTTAATCATTCCGTAACAGAGTCGCAAATTTAAGGCAGACTCAGAGAAAAAATTCTAATCTACAAGAAGATGTATCCGTAGGAATAAAGTACACAACTCAAACCGAGATAAACACAATTCAGTAACTTTGCAGAGCAAAAAAGATGACATTAGCTTGGTCAGAAATATTGTTACGATTACTTTTAGCTTCTTTGTTGGGGGCGTTGGTAGGGCTGGAACGTGAACGCAAAAACTGGTCTGCCGGATTGCGCACACACACAATGGTAGCATTAGGCTCATGTTTGGTGATGGTTGTATCCGCATTTGGATTTTCGGATGTATTGGGCACTCCGAATGTCGTATTAGACCCCTCACGTGTAGCCTCACAAGTTATCAGTGGTATTGGGTTCATCGGTGCCGGAACAATTTTATTTTTGAAACAGGGCATCATCAGAGGGCTCACTACCGCAGCCGGACTTTGGACCGTGGCTGCTATTGGATTGGCAACCGGAGGAGGAATGTATTTTGCTGCCGGTGCTACTACCTTTATTGCATTGATAGTTTTATGGGGTATGCAAAGATTTGAACAACTGTATTTTAAGAAAGCTAAGCGCATTAATTTAAGCATTATTACACTCCCTGATCCCACAGACACAGAAATGCTAAAAAAGCTTTTGAATTCAGAGCACAATTCCATCCATTCTTTTGCCTTTGAAAAAGCAGATACTGCTTACACCTATTTAATTGAATTGGAAAATAATGAGTTTAGCAAAATCGAAGATTTAATAAAAGAACTTGAAAATAATCCTTCAGTAAAAGAAGTTACGTGGACTAAGTAAGATTCTGATAGAGCCGGAGAATAATAGGCATCACATCAAACATTCTACAATTACTCTCTGATATAGACAGCATCGGGAAACATTTGATAAGTCTTTTCAGTCGGAAAGCCCCTTTCATCCAAGCCCAGCGAATCTCGATAAAACTCAAAAGTATGTTCCGGTAAGCGACTCAAGTAACCTCCCATCAGGGTTTTGCCGTGTATGGTTTGATAATACAACTGATTACTGTTGAAATAGCCCCATCCTTTTATCCCGTCTCTTAACCCTGTGGGAACGGGAATCACAAGTTTAGCATCTGAATTCTTCACCTCATATACCCACGCAGGAACGTCTTTGGCAGACATCGTTGCATAGGTTTTGGGATAATATTCTATAAACAATACTGAGAGCAGGATGGCAAAGAAATAATCAGACTTGGGCATATTTTTGAAAAAATTCACAATGATAAGCGGCAAAAACAAACATACCATCAGCACAAATCTTGGCGGGACGTGAATATGGTTGACAAAGGGAATAAAATGCAAAGCTGCGGTGGGCATATTGAATAGAAAAATATTAAAAATCTTTACGGCAGGCAAACAAATAGCCATGAATACTAAAGTCATAAAAGTACTCATAGAAAATCGAAACTCCTTTTGTCCTGATTTATACCACACATAAAAGAGCAGCAAAATCAGTGACCAACCTAAAAACATTTCATATTCAACACTCCCCTTCTCAGGATGAAAACTGTCTTTGAAATTTTGCAACCATTCTCCTCCAAACCAAAGACTGTTGAGCGAAGGCACAAAGAAATCAATCAAATTACCACCCAACCAAAATGCTCCATTATCGTCAAGAAATAGTTTAGCTTGTTGAATCAGAATATG includes these proteins:
- a CDS encoding MgtC/SapB family protein produces the protein MTLAWSEILLRLLLASLLGALVGLERERKNWSAGLRTHTMVALGSCLVMVVSAFGFSDVLGTPNVVLDPSRVASQVISGIGFIGAGTILFLKQGIIRGLTTAAGLWTVAAIGLATGGGMYFAAGATTFIALIVLWGMQRFEQLYFKKAKRINLSIITLPDPTDTEMLKKLLNSEHNSIHSFAFEKADTAYTYLIELENNEFSKIEDLIKELENNPSVKEVTWTK